One Pyxicephalus adspersus chromosome 3, UCB_Pads_2.0, whole genome shotgun sequence genomic window carries:
- the C1QTNF7 gene encoding complement C1q tumor necrosis factor-related protein 7, with the protein MMLILLYITSFVLCASGQPLNNKLKGDHQNIRYVCSIPGLPGPPGPPGANGLTGPHGRIGLPGRDGRDGRKGEKGEKGTAGLRGKTGPLGPIGQKGDQGEAGKKGPTGSHGDKGEIGPEGPAGSKGDKGSRGEPGEPGVCKCGNIVLKSAFSAGITTSYPQERFPILFNKIIFNEEEHYNPSTGKFICAIPGIYYFSYDITLANKHLAITLVHNGEYKIKTFDANTGNHDVASGSTLLYLKPEDEVWLEIFYTDQNGLFSDPSWADSLFSGFLLYADTDYLNALSDDEDF; encoded by the exons ATGATGCTTATTTTGCTGTACATTACAAGCTTTGTTCTTTGTGCCAGTGGACAACCATTGAACAATAAACTGAAAGGAGATCATCAGAACATAAGGTATGTCTGTAGCATACCAGGATTGCCAGGGCCTCCAGGACCCCCCGGGGCAAATGGTCTAACTGGGCCCCATGGACGGATTGGCCTTCCAGGAAGAGATGGGAGAGATGGCCGGAAAGGAGAGAAGGGTGAAAAGGGCACTGCAG GTTTGCGAGGAAAAACAGGACCACTGGGACCTATTGGCCAGAAAGGTGATCAAGGAGAGGCTGGTAAAAAAGGACCTACTGGTTCACATGGGGACAAAGGGGAAATTGGGCCTGAAGGACCTGCAGGATCTAAAGGAGATAAAGGCTCACGGGGAGAACCAGGAGAACCTGGTGTGTGCAAATGTGGAAATATTGTGCTTAAATCTGCGTTTTCAGCTGGAATCACCACCAGCTACCCACAAGAAAGATTTCCAATCCTATTTAACAAAATCATCTTTAATGAGGAAGAACACTACAACCCATCTACCGGGAAATTTATTTGTGCTATCCCTGGAATTTATTACTTCTCCTATGACATCACTCTTGCAAACAAACACCTGGCCATCACCCTTGTACACAACGGAGAGTACAAAATAAAGACGTTTGATGCCAACACGGGAAATCATGATGTTGCCTCGGGCTCAACACTTCTTTACCTAAAGCCAGAAGATGAAGTTTGGCTTGAGATTTTCTACACAGATCAGAATGGTTTGTTTTCAGACCCCAGCTGGGCAGATAgtttattttctggatttcttttATATGCAGATACTGATTATCTGAATGCCTTGTCTGATGATGAAGACTTCTGA